From one Longimicrobium sp. genomic stretch:
- a CDS encoding BtpA/SgcQ family protein, with the protein MPQPFFRPSSDGSPGTRAFSTAIPSATESLFTSPRPVIAMVHVGALPGTPASRETLRELEARARLECAVYREAGVHGVALENMHDVPYLRGGVGPEITAAMTVLARAVKEAGGFPCGIQILAGANLEAMAVAHAAGLDFVRVEGFAYAHVADEGIIESSAAALLRFRRHIGAERVQVWADVKKKHASHALTADVGIGETAGAAEFMRADAVIVTGSATGERPTLGDIDEVRARCRLPLYLGSGITAENLAEYYERADGFIVGSTFKVDGRWHQDVDPRRVQRFMAEHARCGG; encoded by the coding sequence GTGCCGCAGCCATTTTTCCGTCCCTCGAGCGACGGCTCACCCGGGACACGGGCGTTCTCAACCGCCATCCCTTCCGCAACCGAATCCTTGTTCACCTCACCCAGGCCGGTCATCGCGATGGTGCACGTCGGCGCGCTGCCGGGGACGCCGGCGAGCCGGGAGACGCTGCGCGAGCTGGAGGCGCGGGCGCGGCTGGAGTGCGCCGTCTACCGCGAGGCGGGGGTGCACGGCGTGGCGCTGGAAAACATGCACGACGTTCCCTACCTGCGCGGCGGCGTGGGCCCGGAGATCACGGCGGCCATGACGGTGCTGGCGCGGGCGGTGAAGGAGGCCGGCGGGTTCCCGTGCGGAATCCAGATCCTGGCCGGCGCGAACCTCGAGGCGATGGCCGTGGCGCACGCCGCGGGGCTCGACTTCGTGCGCGTGGAGGGGTTCGCGTACGCGCACGTGGCCGACGAGGGGATCATCGAGTCGTCCGCGGCGGCGCTGCTGCGCTTCCGCCGGCACATCGGCGCCGAGCGGGTGCAGGTGTGGGCCGACGTGAAGAAGAAGCACGCCTCGCACGCCCTCACCGCCGACGTGGGCATCGGCGAGACGGCCGGGGCGGCGGAGTTCATGCGCGCCGACGCCGTGATCGTCACCGGCTCGGCGACGGGCGAGCGGCCGACGCTGGGGGACATCGACGAGGTCCGCGCGCGCTGCCGCCTGCCGCTCTACCTCGGCTCCGGGATCACGGCGGAGAACCTCGCGGAGTACTATGAGCGCGCGGACGGATTCATCGTCGGCTCGACGTTCAAGGTGGACGGCCGGTGGCACCAGGACGTAGACCCGCGCCGCGTGCAGCGCTTCATGGCGGAACACGCGCGGTGCGGGGGATGA
- a CDS encoding DUF4157 domain-containing protein encodes MRTHERKPHLAQHGDAATIPLDVLSRRSRGPSFGAPGDRSEQDADLAAAQVTGAADRGGGTGEQGRGTLSPDERAFYETRFGHDFSRVRIHDDARAARMADAMGAEAFTFGRDIFFGAGMRQPRGGAGDRLMAHELAHVVQQSHAGPALQPKLKFTGKPDHTARAVALLNANLGSFYHVSIDAKTGEVTMAPIRAAHTSSIKGPDPQVKALADRLWTVTSDSKDVVMTVSAGSQTIVGSWATGDFDIDDIEKVGVGALIHEIVEQHQKQAKGEKNFGTATTGAHGVASKAESEVTGMTRGADKVISMTQNADGTVDGVIETTFTTTGGQVKTMVSTLKSNNIVSITWK; translated from the coding sequence ATGCGCACGCACGAACGGAAGCCGCACCTGGCGCAGCACGGCGACGCGGCCACGATCCCCCTCGACGTGCTCTCCCGGCGCTCCCGCGGGCCGTCGTTCGGCGCGCCGGGAGACCGGTCCGAGCAGGACGCCGACCTCGCCGCGGCGCAGGTGACGGGTGCGGCCGACCGCGGCGGCGGGACCGGCGAGCAGGGGAGGGGGACGCTGTCGCCCGACGAGCGCGCGTTCTACGAGACGCGCTTCGGGCACGACTTCAGCCGGGTGCGCATCCACGACGACGCGCGCGCCGCGCGGATGGCCGACGCGATGGGCGCCGAGGCCTTCACCTTCGGCCGCGACATCTTCTTCGGCGCGGGGATGCGCCAGCCGCGCGGCGGGGCGGGAGACCGGCTGATGGCGCACGAGCTGGCGCACGTCGTCCAGCAGTCGCACGCCGGCCCGGCGCTCCAGCCCAAGCTCAAGTTCACCGGAAAGCCGGATCACACGGCCCGCGCCGTCGCCCTGCTGAACGCGAACCTGGGCAGCTTCTACCACGTGTCGATCGATGCCAAGACCGGCGAGGTCACGATGGCGCCGATCCGAGCCGCCCACACCTCGTCGATCAAGGGGCCCGACCCGCAGGTGAAGGCGCTGGCCGACCGGCTGTGGACGGTGACCTCCGATTCCAAGGACGTGGTCATGACCGTCAGCGCCGGCTCGCAGACCATCGTGGGAAGCTGGGCGACGGGCGACTTCGACATCGACGACATCGAGAAGGTGGGCGTGGGCGCGCTGATCCACGAGATCGTGGAGCAGCACCAGAAGCAGGCGAAGGGCGAGAAGAACTTCGGGACGGCCACCACGGGGGCCCACGGCGTGGCCTCGAAGGCCGAATCGGAGGTCACCGGCATGACGCGCGGCGCCGACAAGGTGATCTCGATGACGCAGAACGCCGACGGGACGGTCGACGGCGTGATCGAGACGACCTTCACCACGACGGGCGGGCAGGTGAAGACGATGGTGTCCACCCTCAAGAGCAACAACATCGTCTCTATCACCTGGAAGTGA
- a CDS encoding DUF4157 domain-containing protein — protein MHTFAQRQSPVRTADAAEPAKQAPAKRRDESRADEAGGARTLQRSAAGGGAPGEVPPAVHDVLRSPGRPLDAETRAFFEPRFGFDFSRVRIHADGPAAESARAVRARAFTVGRDVVMGRDSPPPRTPAGRRLLAHELAHAVQQESSSPRSGGGLTIAAPGDAHEREADRAEAAVDRGIPIPRLTRITSPALLARKPPQETGPASVEAGEPTAAERRELVELAARQLAGTAERVELRRTQAAEARDKANGPAPGARAFHEKLNMEWLGPLLLSVIATFESQRSELPGINFPDEAPEQTKLGDGYAKAMDQIGQALEEIRINAAGLAPADQKQEEAAWARSHMRWLAANPAAPLGAGIRETFTQSELDLSAKHNQEVTKQAANLVANLHLYDLSGKGAQRLRDALYDSTYRLEKDATTPVVHVRPDTALMATIQPVLDQLDAIQWALDQAVDRLTRAEKKTRAFAADPVANKTDGDTLQAHFRTRDAGYATLLADRLARLARELGGQGSLTVHARDPNDPQCGVGSVGSGFSRTVAHADANEFHFCTGVTVGDDEIVSTVIHETVHAVIPQLGAKSAVKTSADTPGDRAYSFERVYWRLSTEEALDNAESYAFYVDALLGVAVTRPDAPTDEIKGCTDEETVKDAIARATYRIRLGAMWADQSFATPVPSGIVDIVRFAFPQADATKAGEILTHMMNLAARLEYYLPVVCTKATDAEAKAGALTYGAKLRATATGVAATSKTYPAGTIRICPEWFKAGDAVREDTLTAILALRYRDTVPQADLMGIVTLARHIQEEVHPSVATRTLQQHQAADAPPP, from the coding sequence ATGCACACCTTCGCGCAGAGACAGAGCCCGGTCCGGACGGCCGACGCCGCCGAGCCGGCGAAGCAGGCGCCGGCGAAGCGGCGGGACGAGTCGCGCGCCGACGAGGCCGGGGGCGCGCGCACGCTGCAGCGCTCGGCCGCGGGCGGCGGCGCGCCGGGCGAGGTGCCGCCGGCCGTGCACGACGTCCTCCGCTCGCCGGGGCGGCCGCTGGACGCGGAGACGCGGGCGTTCTTCGAGCCGCGCTTCGGTTTCGACTTCAGCCGCGTGCGCATCCACGCCGACGGCCCGGCGGCCGAGTCGGCGCGCGCCGTCCGCGCCCGGGCCTTCACCGTCGGCCGCGACGTGGTGATGGGCCGGGATTCGCCCCCGCCGCGGACCCCGGCCGGCCGCCGCCTCCTCGCGCACGAGCTGGCGCACGCGGTTCAGCAGGAGTCGTCATCCCCACGCTCGGGAGGAGGACTGACGATCGCCGCGCCCGGGGACGCGCACGAGCGGGAGGCGGATCGCGCGGAGGCGGCCGTCGACCGCGGGATCCCCATCCCCCGCCTGACGCGCATCACCTCCCCCGCCCTCCTCGCGCGCAAGCCGCCCCAGGAGACGGGGCCCGCCAGCGTGGAGGCCGGCGAGCCCACCGCCGCCGAGCGGCGCGAGCTGGTGGAGCTGGCGGCGCGCCAGCTGGCCGGCACCGCGGAGCGCGTCGAGCTCAGGCGCACCCAGGCCGCCGAGGCGCGCGACAAGGCGAACGGGCCCGCGCCCGGGGCCCGCGCCTTCCACGAGAAGCTGAACATGGAGTGGCTGGGGCCGCTGCTGCTGAGCGTGATCGCCACCTTCGAATCGCAGCGCAGCGAGCTTCCCGGGATCAACTTCCCCGACGAGGCGCCGGAGCAGACGAAGCTGGGCGACGGCTACGCGAAGGCGATGGACCAGATCGGCCAGGCGCTGGAGGAGATCCGGATCAACGCGGCCGGGCTGGCGCCGGCGGACCAGAAGCAGGAAGAGGCGGCGTGGGCGCGCAGCCACATGCGCTGGCTGGCCGCGAACCCCGCGGCGCCGCTGGGCGCGGGGATCCGCGAGACCTTCACGCAGAGCGAGCTGGACCTGTCCGCGAAGCACAACCAGGAGGTGACGAAGCAGGCCGCCAATCTCGTCGCCAACCTCCACCTGTACGACCTGTCCGGGAAGGGCGCGCAGCGGCTGCGCGACGCGCTCTACGACTCCACCTACCGGCTGGAGAAGGACGCCACCACGCCCGTGGTGCACGTCAGGCCCGACACCGCGCTGATGGCCACCATCCAGCCGGTGCTCGACCAGCTCGACGCCATCCAGTGGGCGCTGGACCAGGCGGTGGACCGGCTGACGCGCGCGGAGAAGAAGACGCGGGCCTTCGCCGCCGACCCGGTGGCCAACAAGACGGACGGCGACACGCTGCAGGCGCACTTCCGCACGCGCGACGCGGGCTACGCCACGCTGCTGGCCGACCGGCTGGCTCGGCTGGCGCGCGAGCTGGGCGGCCAGGGCTCGCTGACCGTGCACGCGCGCGACCCCAACGACCCGCAGTGCGGCGTCGGCTCGGTCGGCTCGGGGTTCTCGCGCACGGTGGCGCACGCCGACGCCAACGAGTTCCACTTCTGCACCGGCGTCACCGTAGGCGACGACGAGATCGTGAGCACCGTCATCCACGAGACGGTGCACGCCGTGATCCCCCAGCTGGGCGCGAAGTCCGCGGTGAAGACGTCGGCCGACACGCCGGGCGACCGGGCGTACTCGTTCGAGCGCGTCTACTGGCGGCTGAGCACCGAGGAGGCGCTGGACAACGCCGAGTCGTACGCCTTCTACGTCGATGCGCTGCTGGGCGTGGCGGTCACCCGCCCCGACGCGCCGACCGACGAGATCAAGGGGTGCACCGACGAGGAGACCGTCAAGGACGCGATCGCGCGCGCCACCTACCGCATCCGGCTGGGCGCGATGTGGGCCGACCAGAGTTTCGCCACGCCGGTGCCGTCGGGGATCGTCGACATCGTGCGTTTCGCCTTCCCCCAGGCGGACGCGACCAAGGCGGGGGAGATCCTGACGCACATGATGAATCTGGCCGCGCGGCTCGAGTACTACCTGCCGGTGGTCTGCACCAAGGCCACCGACGCGGAGGCGAAGGCGGGCGCGCTGACGTACGGCGCGAAGCTCCGCGCGACGGCCACGGGGGTGGCGGCGACGAGCAAGACGTATCCGGCGGGGACGATCCGCATCTGCCCCGAGTGGTTCAAGGCCGGCGACGCGGTGCGCGAGGACACGCTCACCGCCATCCTGGCCCTGCGCTACCGCGACACGGTCCCCCAGGCGGACCTGATGGGGATCGTCACGCTGGCGCGCCACATCCAGGAGGAGGTGCACCCCTCGGTGGCCACGCGCACCCTCCAGCAGCACCAGGCCGCCGACGCCCCGCCGCCTTAA
- a CDS encoding class I SAM-dependent methyltransferase, with translation MSPHTLEHTRKPGWKPAPDQEMYQSFTVDEDRERTNQHYEQPPVFFQRITGGEWNVYSCNLWDSATNDTESQEAKLDLMARCMDLKPGARILDVGCGWGGPLTYLCKRYGARGVGLTLSPKQKAFAEARIARHGVDARIVESHWHDYQDDEPFDAIYTDEVIVHFNDLGGFFGKSLSLLRPGGRMVNKELHFTNAAHAVINRATLPINEIYGFTGNYRTLAQELAMMDDAGFDVEEVVTIPRWQYAKTLARWQGNMHEHRAEIEEAVGTDYYLKFRRYLKLAAMMVTSPLFTVNVVVGRKPE, from the coding sequence ATGTCGCCCCACACCCTCGAGCACACCCGCAAGCCCGGCTGGAAGCCCGCGCCCGACCAGGAGATGTACCAGTCGTTCACGGTCGACGAAGACCGCGAGCGGACCAACCAGCACTACGAGCAGCCGCCGGTGTTCTTCCAGCGCATCACCGGCGGCGAGTGGAACGTGTACTCGTGCAACCTGTGGGACTCGGCCACGAACGACACCGAGTCGCAGGAGGCCAAGCTCGACCTGATGGCGCGCTGCATGGACCTCAAGCCGGGCGCGCGCATCCTCGACGTGGGGTGCGGGTGGGGCGGGCCGCTGACCTACCTCTGCAAGCGCTACGGCGCGCGCGGGGTGGGGCTCACCCTGTCGCCCAAGCAGAAGGCGTTCGCCGAGGCACGCATCGCCCGGCACGGCGTGGACGCGCGGATCGTGGAGAGCCACTGGCACGACTACCAGGACGACGAGCCGTTCGACGCCATCTACACCGACGAGGTGATCGTCCACTTCAACGACCTGGGCGGCTTCTTCGGCAAGTCGCTGTCGCTGCTGCGCCCCGGCGGGCGAATGGTGAACAAGGAGCTGCACTTCACCAACGCCGCGCACGCGGTGATCAACCGCGCCACGCTGCCGATCAACGAGATCTACGGCTTCACCGGCAACTACCGCACGCTGGCGCAGGAGTTGGCGATGATGGACGACGCCGGCTTCGACGTGGAGGAGGTGGTGACGATCCCGCGCTGGCAGTACGCGAAGACGCTGGCGCGCTGGCAGGGGAACATGCACGAGCACCGCGCGGAGATCGAGGAGGCGGTGGGCACCGACTACTACCTCAAGTTCCGCCGGTACCTGAAGCTGGCCGCGATGATGGTGACGTCGCCCCTCTTCACCGTGAACGTCGTCGTCGGCCGCAAGCCGGAGTGA